The Burkholderia ambifaria AMMD genome contains the following window.
TGCCGTCAAACGACCAGGGTCGGCTCATGCTCGATGCTCCCGACGGTGTGAGGACGGCGCGCATGACGGCGCGGCGGCGCAACCAGGATCTTGATCTGCGCGCGATCGGCGAGCAGCGCGTCGAAGCCGTCGGCGACGGCATCGTCGAGCGCGACCGTGCGCGTGACGATCGACGTGAGATCGAGCGCGCCCGACCCGATCAGCCGCAGCAGGTCTTCGTACACGTGCCGGTAGCCGACGCTCGCCGTGAAGGTCAGCTCGTCGTTGACCGCGCGGAACGCATCGAAACCCGCATGCGGCATCAGGCCGACCATCACGAGGCGGCCGCCCTTGCGCAGCCCCTGCATCGCGGCCTCGAACGTGGCCGGCAGGCCGGCCGCCTCGAAGCTCACGTCGACGCCGAGCCCGCCCGCCGCCTCGCGAATCGCGTCGCGCAGCACCGGCGCGTCGAGCGAGCGCGCGTCGAACGCGTGCGTCGCGCCGAAGCGCGCGGCCGCGGCGAGCCGCTCCGGCGACACGTCGACCGCGACGATGGTCGTCGCGCCCTGCAGCTTCGCGAGCATGATCAGCAGCAGGCCAATCGGCCCGAGGCCGAACACCGCGCAGGTGTCGCCGAGCCGCAGCTCGCCGCGCCGCAGCGCATGCAGCGCGACGGCCGCCGGTTCCATCACCGCGGCCTGTTCGAGACTGATGTCGTCAGGGAGCCGATGCAGCATGTAGGCCGGCACGACCGCGAAGTCGGCCATCCCGCCATCGCCCATCAGGCCGGCGAAGCCCATCGATACGCACAGGTTGTACGAGCCCGAGCGGCAGTACGCGCACTGGTGGCAGTGATACTCGGGCTCGACCGCGACGCGGTCGCCCGGGGTCAGCGTCGTCACGCCCGCGCCGACTTCGACGACGGTGCCGCAGAACTCGTGACCGAGCGTGAGCGGTGCGGTGCGGCCGGACAGCGGATGCGGCGTGTCGACCGGAATCGCGTGCGGGCCGTCCGCATATTCGTGCAGGTCGCTGCCGCAGATGCCGCAATACGCGACCGCGATGCGGACCTCGCCGGGCCCCGCGCGTGGCGTGTCGAGATCGACCACGCGGAGGTCGCGTGGGCCGTGCCATTGAAGTGCACGCATGTCAGCGTCCTCCGAGGTTCTGGGTATCGAGACGGGTGGTGGCGCCGGCGAGCGCGCGCTTGCGCAGCACGGCGGGCGCGGTTTCGACGAGGCCGAACGACAGCACGCACGCGAGAATCGCGCCCGCGGCCGACGTCCACATCGCGAACTGCAGGCCGTACCTGTCGGCCGTGAAGCCCGCGACGGTCGGCGCGATGAAGCCGCCGATCAACTCGCCCGCGCCCATGATCAGGCCGAGCGCGCCGGCGATCGCGCGGGGCGGCACGGTTTCGGCCGGGATCGTCGCCATGAACAGCGTGAAGCAGCCGAGGCCTGTGTACGTGGCGAACACGAGTGCGCCGAGCGCCCAGACCGAGCCGACATGGATCATCACGACCGGGCACACGGCCGCGACCAGCGCGAACGCGATCATCGTCGGCTTGCGGCCGATGCGGTCGGAGATCGCCGGCACCGCGAAGCCCCAGAACACCCATGCGGCGCCGAGGCAGGTCATCACGATGCCCATGTCGGCCGGCGACAGATGGCGGCTTTCCACGAGGAAGACCGGCGCGAACGAGATGATCACGACGAACCACGTGAGGAAGAAGCAGCTGATCAGCACGCAGAGCAGGATGTTGCGTTCCTTCAACAGCGCCCAGCGGTTGATCGCCGCGCCGCTCGCGGCCGGCGCGCCGGCGCCGACGGCCTGTGCATGCCGTACGCCGCCGGGCGGCACTTCACGCACCCAGCGCCAGATGCAGAACGCGATCAGGAAGCCCGGAATGCACGAGACGTAGAACGCCTCGCGCCAGCCGTAGGCGGTCGCGATGCCGATCACGACCGGCGGGCCGATCATCGCGCCGAGCAGGCCGGCGGCCGAGCCCTGCAGCAGACCCATGTTCAGTCCGCGGCGGCTCGGCGTCGAGCTCTCGATCATCAGCGATTGCGACAGCGGCAGCACGGGCCCTTCGGCGATGCCCATCAGCGCGCGGAACGCGATCAGGCTCGCGAAGCCGCCGACGAGCCCCGACAGCGCCGAGCACACGGAGAAGCCGAGCACCGCGGCGATCAGCAGCGGCTTGCGCGTGCCGCGCGCATCGGACCATGCGCCGGTCGCGGCACCCGACAGCGCCCACGTGAGCGCGAGCGCGGACGACACCATGCCGAGCTGCGTATTCGACAGATGCAGCTCGGCCGACATGAACGGGAACAGGAACGACAGCGCGAGGCGGTCGAAGAACACGAAGCCGAACGTCATGAACAGGATCAGCAGCAGCCTGTTCTCATACGTCCATGCCGGTCTGGAGGAGGGGTGGGATGTCATGAGCGGCCTCGTCGCGCGTCAGCGAAACAGCTTCTCGATCGCTTGCGCGCCGAGGCCGACCTTCTCGTAATGGGCCTTGCACATCGCGATGTACGAATGCACGTCGAAGTAGCCGTCGGGGTTGCCTTCGTCGTCGAGCCAGATCAGCGGGCCCTTGACGATGAAGAACGCGCGCATCGGCTCCGGATGATCGAACGCGACGAGCGTATGGCCTTCGCCGGGCGTTTCATACACGAAATCGCCGCGCGTCGCGGTCCATTCGTGCTCCAGGTATCCCCACTTGCCCGACAGCGTGTACGCGAACACCTCGTGCGGGTGATAGTGGCGGTTCACGAGCCCGGCTTCCTTCGCCATCAGGATGTCGCACCACTTGTTCTGCGACGGCGAGATCCATAGCGGCCGCGATGAAACCGTTTCGGTGAACGGAACGTAAAGGCGCTCGTCGTCGCTGGCCGCGTTCGGGATGTAAGCTTCCGGCAGCGCATCGGGCTTGAACGGATTGGCAATCGGCGCGATGTTTTGCCAGAATTCGGATACGGCTTTGTCGACCACGGTGTGTCTCCTTGTCGTTGGATGTCGTGGGGTCGACTTTAGCCAGCCGGTGCGCGGCGCTCTTGACTGGGCTGGACGAATTGCTTGATCGGGCCGGACATCGCGCCGCACCGCACTGCATCAATACCCATACGCACCATCCCCCAATCCGTGCCGCTCCGCACGACAGGCGATTCCAGGAGGCGACGTGACGAATTCGACCGTTCTTTCATGCACGCGAGGCTCGACGGCCGACGTGCCGGCGCGCGACCGGATGGCGTACTGGGATGCGTTCAACGCCGCGACGCTGGTCGGCCTGCGCTGCTCGTCGCTGTCGCCGGCGGGGCTCGAGGTCGAGAAAACCGATCTCGCGCTGCCGGGGCTCGGCGTCGCCGACATCAGCGGCCGCGATCACGTGATCGAGCGCAGCCCCGCGCTGGTGCGTCAGCTGCCGAAGGAGTCGCTGTTCGCGTGCCCGATCCTGAGCGGTCGCGCGTATTTCATCCAGCGCGACCGGTGCCTGCTCGCGGAAGCCGGCGACGTCGTCGTGTACGACACGCGCGTGCCCTATCTGTTCGGATTCCTGACGCCGATGCGGCAGCTGCTGGTGGACATTCCGATCACCACGTTCGACGACCGCTTCGACGCGGAGCTGGCGGCGCTGCCGCTGCGGATCGCGCCGAAACCGGGCGCGGGCGCGATGCTCGGCGCGACGCTGCGCGCGAGCGTCGAGCGGTTCATGCGGGATCCGGTCGAAGAGGACGCCGCGCGCTTCGTCGAACATACGCGCACGCTGGTCGCGGAGCTCATCGACGCGGAAGTGAACGGCGCGGGCGCATCGCGCGCGTCGCTGTCGTACCTGCTGACCGCGAAGCAATACATCGCGACGCATCTCGGCGACCCGGAGCTCGGGCCGCAGGCGGTCGCCGATGCGGTCGGGCTGTCGTTGCGGCACCTGAGCCGGCTTTTTGCTGGCGAAGGAGACTCGATCACGCAGCACATCTGGTCCGAGCGGCTGTCGCATGCGCATCGCGAACTGGTCGATGCGCGCCTGCGCAAGACGAGCATCGGCGAGATCGCGTTTCGCTGGGGGTTCTCCAGCCAGGCGCACTTCAGCCGCGCGATTCGCGAACGCTACGGTGCGTCGCCGATGGCGCTGCGCAGCGCCTGTTGAAACAGCGGAACCGGTGTTGAAGCGGCGCGTGGTTCATGCGCCGTTTTCGTTTTCGTTGTGGTTTCGTTGTGGCGGAGGGGCGTCAGTGTGTTCGTGTTGCCGGTTGCTGGTTGCCTGTTGCCCGACACGATGCGCGGCAGGCCGACGGATCGCAGATCCGCCGTCCGCCGAACCGTTGAACCGTTGAACCGTTGAACCGTTGAACCGTTGAACCGTTGAACCGCGAACCCGCGGTCCCAAGCCGTCCCCCCGGCCCCGGCTCTCACACCGCGCTGGCCTCGTCGATCTTGCGAATATCTTCGTCATCGAGCTTCACGCGGATCGCTTCGCCGAGCAGCGCGAGCTGCGACAGCGACGTCGCGCTCGCGATCGGCGCGGTGATCGTCGGCCGCGCGATCTGCCACGCGAGTGCGATCGCGGCCGGTTGCGTGCCGTGCTTCGCCGACACGTCGTCGAGCGCCGCGAGAATGCGCAGGCCGCGCGCATCGAGATAGCCGGCGACGCGATCGCCGCGCACGCTCTTCTTCAGGTCGGCCTCGCTGCGGTACTTGCCCGACAGGAAGCCGCTCGCGAGTGCGTAGTAGTTGACGACGCCGAGTTTCAGGTCGCGCACGACCGGTTCGAGATCGTGCTCGTATTCGGCACGGTCGATCAGGTTGTATTCCGGCTGGATCACCTGGTAAGCCGGCAGGCCGTCGCGCTTGCTGATGTCGGCGGCTTCGCGCAGGCGCGCGCCGCTGTAGTTCGACGCGCCGATGATGCGCACCTTGCCCGCGTCGATCAGCGTCTGGTAGGCGGCGAGCGTTTCCTCGAGCGGGGCCGTGTCGGCGAGATCGCGGTGCGAGAAATACAGGTCGATGTAGTCGGTCTGCAGGCGGCGCAGCGAATCGTCGGCGGCCTTCAGGATGTTGTCCTTCGACAGGCCCGCGCGCGCCTCGAGCAGGCCGACCTTGGTCGCGATCACGACCTGGTCGCGCTTGCCGGAGCGCTTGAGCCACTTGCCGATGATCGTTTCGGATTCGCCGCCGCTGTTGCCGGGCGCCCAGGCCGAATAGACGTCGGCCGTGTCGATGAAGTTGATGCCGGTGTCGGCGAGCGCGTCGAGCAGCGCAAACGATGCGTTCTCGTCGACGGTCCAGCCGAAGACGTTGCCGCCGAAGGCGAGCGGGGAAACCTGGATGTCCGACGTGCCGAGGGTGCGTAGTGCCATGTTGCTCTCCTGATGCTGCGGGGTGAACGGGATTGAACGGCGGGACCGGTCGAGTTGAATGCGACGGGATGGCGGAGGGGCGACGCGCTTTCGCCGTTGTCGCGGGATGCTCGAATATTCTCGCGCATCGACCGGGATCGTGCAGCGATCACGCGGCCGCGGTGACGGAGGACTTGCGGCGGATGACGGACGAATCGTCCGCTATGTGCACCATCCGTGCGACTGCGTTCGATCGGGAACCGAATTTTGCCGTGGTTGGGCGCGGCAGCGGACGGTCGAGAGGCGGGTGGAAACCGGCGTTCTGTGACGCAGCATCGGAGCGGAACGAAACACGGGCGGCTAGTGGCCGCCCGCGATCGGTCAATCATCAAGCGTCACCGCAACTGCACCGCCGCGAGAAACAGCACCATGCTGCCGATCGCGCCATCCAGCACGCGCCACGCAACGGCCTTGCGGAACCACGGCGCGAGCAGTCGCGCCCCGTATCCGAGCCCGAGGAACCACACGACGCTGACCGCCATCGCGCCGATCGCGAATGCGAGGCGCGCGCCTTCCGGCTCGCGCGCACCGGCCGTGCCAATCAGCAGGAACGTATCGAGATACACGTGCGGGTTGAGCCACGTGAACGCGAGCGTCATCAGCACGATCGCGACCGTGCTCTGCGGCGGCGGCGCGACGGCGTCGCCGCGCACGTCGAGCGTTTCGTGTCCAGGCTTGAACGCCCGGCGCAGCGCGTTGAAGCCGAACCATGCGAGATACGCGAGGCCGACGTACAGCACCACGTGGACGAAGGTCGGATAACGTTCGACGAGCACCGACGCGCCGCCGACGCCCGCGCCGATCAGGATCATGTCGGACAGCGCGCACAGCAGCACGATCTTGCCGACATGCGAGCGCATGATGCCTTGCCGGAGCACGAATGCATTCTGCGCGCCGATGGTGACGATGAGCGACCCGCACAGGGCGGCGCCGTGGGAAAAAGCGATCCAGTTCATGATGGGGAAAGGTGAAGCCGTAGACGGGGGAATCAGTTGGCGCTAGTCTGCGGTCAGCCGCAACATAAGAGAAGCTAATTCACCTAATGCTGATTAAGGAAATCTAATGCTCGACTACGCGTTGCTCGACGCCCTGGCCGCGGTGATCCGGCACGGTTCATTCGAACGGGCGGCCAAGGAGCTGAACGTCACGCCGTCGGCGGTATCGCAGCGCGTGAAGCTCCTGGAGGAGCGCGTCGGCAGCGTGCTCGTCAAGCGCGGGCAGCCGTGCGTCGCGACGACGTCCGGCGCGCTTCTATGCCGGCATACGGAACGCGTGCAGTTGCTCGAGGCCGAACTGGGCGGCCGGATGCCCGCGTTGCCGGGCCAGATCGCGAGCGCGTGGCCGACATTGCGCGTGGCCGTCAACGACGACAGCGTCGCGACCTGGTTCATCGACGCGGTCGGGCCCTTCTGTACCGAGCGCGAGACCTTGCTCGACCTCGTGATCGACGACCAGGACCATACAGCCGCGCGCATTCGCGACGGCAGCGTGCAGGGCGCGGTGACCGCGCAGGCCGAGCCGATCCAGGGATGCCGGTCGACGCGGCTCGGGCGCATCCGCTATCGCGCGGTGTGTTCGCCGGCGTTTTACGACCGCTATTTCGGCGCCGGCATCACGCGCGATGCGCTGCGCCGCGCGCCGTGCGTGATGTTCAATCCGAAGGACGGCCTGCAGGCGCGCTTCATCCGGCGCGTGACGCGTGCGGATCTCGATCCGCCGCAACACTGGATCCCGCATGTCGCGGGCTATCTGCGCGCATGCGAAACGGGGCTCGGATGGGGAATGTGCCCGGACCGGATGGTCGATCGCCAGTTGGCGGCGGGCGAACTGGTCGACATGTCGCGCGGGCGGACCGTCGATATCGAGCTGTACTGGCAGAGCTGGCGCCTGTCGATCGGCTGGCTCGACGACTTCAGCGCGGCGCTCAAGACGCGTGCCGCGCTGTTTCTCGACTGATCGTAGCGGGAGGAGGTGAGAGAGCCGCGAGAAGCGGGCGGCGGCGCGCAGGTCGCGCGCCGCGCGGGGTCAGAGGTGATGGAGGCCGTCGAAATCGACGATCTGCACGAGGCGGCCCTGCATTTCGATCAGGCCGCGCTTCTGGAACTTCGACAGCGTGCGGCTGACCGTTTCGAGAGTCATGCCGAGATAGCTGCCGATGTCTTCGCGCGTCATCCGCAGGTTGAATTCCGACGGCGAATAGCCGCGCTTCAGGTAGCGTGCCGACACGTCGAGCAGGAACGCGGCGACGCGCTCTTCTGCGTTCAGCGAACCGAGCAGCATGGTTTGCGACGTCTCGCGCACGATCTGCTCGCTCATCAGCTTGTGCATGCGCAGCTGCATCGTGCCGGCCTCCGAGCAGAGCGACTTGAGCGCGCTGTACGGAATCACGCAGACCGAGCTGTCTTCCAGCGCGACCGCGGTGCGCGGGTGGGTATCGTCGCAGATGCCGTCGAGGCCGAGCGCTTCGCCCGCGAGGTGCAGGCCGGTGACCTGTTCGCGGCCGTCGTGGCGCGTGGCGACGGTTTTCAGCGAACCCGAGCGCACGGCGTACAGGTTGTCGAACGTGTCGCCTTCGCGGAACAGCGCTTCGCCGCGCTTGACCGGACGCGCCGCGCAGATGACCGACTCGAGGCGGCTGAGCGCTTCGGGTGCGAGGCCCTGCGGCATGCACAGATGCCGCATGGCGCACGACGAGCAGTGCGGGGCCTGGCGGGGAGCCGGCCGGCTGCCTGCATGGAACGGGGCCGCGGGGCGTGTGGCGACGGGCGTCAGCATAATCGTTTACTCCGGCGTTGAATCGACGAAATCATTGTCCCACCGCAAGTTGCCGCTGTCGGGTGACAAAACGTCGCGACCGCGCGCGCATGCCGCAGGCATCGTAGCGGCATGCACGGTGCACGTGCGCGCTGCGTACGCTGCCGCTCAGAGATCCTGATCGGCGTCGGTATGCGCGGCGGCCGGGATCAGCAACACGGGCAGCGTCGCGTGCCGCACGCACTGTTCGGCGATGCTGCCGAGCACGAGGCGACGGAACCCGCGGCGGCCGTGCGTGCCGAGCACCAGGAGATCGGCGCCGAACGCTTTCGCCCCATCGAGGATCAGCGTCGACACGTCGTTGATCGACGACGCCTCGCTCATCACCGTCGCGCCCTTCACGCCGGCCGCCTGCATCAGCTTCGTGAAATCCGCCGCGAGCGCATTGCCTTGCGCGACGAGCTGGTCGCGCAGCACGGACGGGTCGTAGCCCGGCACGTTGTAGTAGATCGCGGCGTTCTCGACGACGTAGAACGGTTGCAGTTCGGCACCGTGCTCCTTCGCGAGCGCGAGCGCGGCATCGAACGCGTGGCGGGACGTGTCGCTGCCGTCGATGGCAACCAGAATGCGCTTGTACATAGTGTCTCCGAGTGGCGGGTTGGACGAAAGTCGGCCGAACGGCCGAGTGGGCCCTGCGTTGCTGCGAGGCAGAGTAAACCAACGGCTGGGACTCTGCAGCGACGTGCCGGTCGTCGCGATCGCGAGCCATGCGCGCGCTGCATGCCGCGTTTCGCGATGAGCGTAACGCGCGCGACGGTTGGCTGCGCGCAATGACAGCGCGCGACCGTCGAGCGAATACGAGCTCGCCCAACCGGTCACGGCTGCCCGGCATCGTGCGGCGGCGCGGCGCGGCGCGGCGCGCGAGCGCGTCCGGCCCGCACGCCGGCGTCATCGACGTATGCCGACGACCACCTGACGAACCGCTAGCCTCGCCCTCCATT
Protein-coding sequences here:
- a CDS encoding helix-turn-helix domain-containing protein — translated: MTNSTVLSCTRGSTADVPARDRMAYWDAFNAATLVGLRCSSLSPAGLEVEKTDLALPGLGVADISGRDHVIERSPALVRQLPKESLFACPILSGRAYFIQRDRCLLAEAGDVVVYDTRVPYLFGFLTPMRQLLVDIPITTFDDRFDAELAALPLRIAPKPGAGAMLGATLRASVERFMRDPVEEDAARFVEHTRTLVAELIDAEVNGAGASRASLSYLLTAKQYIATHLGDPELGPQAVADAVGLSLRHLSRLFAGEGDSITQHIWSERLSHAHRELVDARLRKTSIGEIAFRWGFSSQAHFSRAIRERYGASPMALRSAC
- the fnr gene encoding fumarate/nitrate reduction transcriptional regulator Fnr, with amino-acid sequence MLTPVATRPAAPFHAGSRPAPRQAPHCSSCAMRHLCMPQGLAPEALSRLESVICAARPVKRGEALFREGDTFDNLYAVRSGSLKTVATRHDGREQVTGLHLAGEALGLDGICDDTHPRTAVALEDSSVCVIPYSALKSLCSEAGTMQLRMHKLMSEQIVRETSQTMLLGSLNAEERVAAFLLDVSARYLKRGYSPSEFNLRMTREDIGSYLGMTLETVSRTLSKFQKRGLIEMQGRLVQIVDFDGLHHL
- a CDS encoding universal stress protein, giving the protein MYKRILVAIDGSDTSRHAFDAALALAKEHGAELQPFYVVENAAIYYNVPGYDPSVLRDQLVAQGNALAADFTKLMQAAGVKGATVMSEASSINDVSTLILDGAKAFGADLLVLGTHGRRGFRRLVLGSIAEQCVRHATLPVLLIPAAAHTDADQDL
- a CDS encoding 2,4'-dihydroxyacetophenone dioxygenase family protein, producing MVDKAVSEFWQNIAPIANPFKPDALPEAYIPNAASDDERLYVPFTETVSSRPLWISPSQNKWCDILMAKEAGLVNRHYHPHEVFAYTLSGKWGYLEHEWTATRGDFVYETPGEGHTLVAFDHPEPMRAFFIVKGPLIWLDDEGNPDGYFDVHSYIAMCKAHYEKVGLGAQAIEKLFR
- a CDS encoding MFS transporter, which gives rise to MTSHPSSRPAWTYENRLLLILFMTFGFVFFDRLALSFLFPFMSAELHLSNTQLGMVSSALALTWALSGAATGAWSDARGTRKPLLIAAVLGFSVCSALSGLVGGFASLIAFRALMGIAEGPVLPLSQSLMIESSTPSRRGLNMGLLQGSAAGLLGAMIGPPVVIGIATAYGWREAFYVSCIPGFLIAFCIWRWVREVPPGGVRHAQAVGAGAPAASGAAINRWALLKERNILLCVLISCFFLTWFVVIISFAPVFLVESRHLSPADMGIVMTCLGAAWVFWGFAVPAISDRIGRKPTMIAFALVAAVCPVVMIHVGSVWALGALVFATYTGLGCFTLFMATIPAETVPPRAIAGALGLIMGAGELIGGFIAPTVAGFTADRYGLQFAMWTSAAGAILACVLSFGLVETAPAVLRKRALAGATTRLDTQNLGGR
- a CDS encoding aldo/keto reductase — encoded protein: MALRTLGTSDIQVSPLAFGGNVFGWTVDENASFALLDALADTGINFIDTADVYSAWAPGNSGGESETIIGKWLKRSGKRDQVVIATKVGLLEARAGLSKDNILKAADDSLRRLQTDYIDLYFSHRDLADTAPLEETLAAYQTLIDAGKVRIIGASNYSGARLREAADISKRDGLPAYQVIQPEYNLIDRAEYEHDLEPVVRDLKLGVVNYYALASGFLSGKYRSEADLKKSVRGDRVAGYLDARGLRILAALDDVSAKHGTQPAAIALAWQIARPTITAPIASATSLSQLALLGEAIRVKLDDEDIRKIDEASAV
- a CDS encoding LysE/ArgO family amino acid transporter — encoded protein: MNWIAFSHGAALCGSLIVTIGAQNAFVLRQGIMRSHVGKIVLLCALSDMILIGAGVGGASVLVERYPTFVHVVLYVGLAYLAWFGFNALRRAFKPGHETLDVRGDAVAPPPQSTVAIVLMTLAFTWLNPHVYLDTFLLIGTAGAREPEGARLAFAIGAMAVSVVWFLGLGYGARLLAPWFRKAVAWRVLDGAIGSMVLFLAAVQLR
- a CDS encoding LysR family transcriptional regulator ArgP, which translates into the protein MLDYALLDALAAVIRHGSFERAAKELNVTPSAVSQRVKLLEERVGSVLVKRGQPCVATTSGALLCRHTERVQLLEAELGGRMPALPGQIASAWPTLRVAVNDDSVATWFIDAVGPFCTERETLLDLVIDDQDHTAARIRDGSVQGAVTAQAEPIQGCRSTRLGRIRYRAVCSPAFYDRYFGAGITRDALRRAPCVMFNPKDGLQARFIRRVTRADLDPPQHWIPHVAGYLRACETGLGWGMCPDRMVDRQLAAGELVDMSRGRTVDIELYWQSWRLSIGWLDDFSAALKTRAALFLD
- a CDS encoding 2,3-butanediol dehydrogenase is translated as MRALQWHGPRDLRVVDLDTPRAGPGEVRIAVAYCGICGSDLHEYADGPHAIPVDTPHPLSGRTAPLTLGHEFCGTVVEVGAGVTTLTPGDRVAVEPEYHCHQCAYCRSGSYNLCVSMGFAGLMGDGGMADFAVVPAYMLHRLPDDISLEQAAVMEPAAVALHALRRGELRLGDTCAVFGLGPIGLLLIMLAKLQGATTIVAVDVSPERLAAAARFGATHAFDARSLDAPVLRDAIREAAGGLGVDVSFEAAGLPATFEAAMQGLRKGGRLVMVGLMPHAGFDAFRAVNDELTFTASVGYRHVYEDLLRLIGSGALDLTSIVTRTVALDDAVADGFDALLADRAQIKILVAPPRRHARRPHTVGSIEHEPTLVV